The DNA segment TCCTGCATAACATGAGTAGCAATTAAAACGATTTTATCTTTTGCAATTGCAGAAATATAATTACGCAAACGTATTCTCTCTAGTGGATCCAAGCCTGCTGTTGGTTCATCCAGTACTAGCACCTTGGGATCATTTAATAACGCCTGTAGGAAAAATAATCGCTGCTTCATTCCTCCAGAATAAGCTTTAATTTTTCTATTCAGATAAGTATCCAGACTTAGTATACTGCTCAATTCATTTATTTTTTCTTTCGCTTCCTCTTTCTTTATTCCTTTTAATGCTGCCATATAATACAAAAATTGCTTAGCGGTAAAATCACCATACCCTGTTGTTATCTGCGGCATGTAGCCAAGAATATTGCGATAGGCAGAGCCCATTTTTTTTATTTCATCCCCGCAATAAGAAATCATGCCTTCATATTGCGTTAAATTTGTTGTAATCATTTGAAGCAGAGTACTTTTCCCTGCACCGTTTGGTCCGATAATACCATAAACCCCGGGGTGCAACACAAAACTCACATCACGTACAGCTACTGTTTTTCCATACTTCTTCGTCACCTTTTGAACATTTAACGATACCATGAGATACCCCCTTATTTCAGTTCAATCTGTACATACTTTTGAAATTTGTCCTCTTTGATTGGATACATATAAAACTTATCTCCATTTGCAAAATAGAATGATTGATGTACGATTCCCTGCGGAAGTCCTCCCATATGCTTGCAAGCCGTCTTATCAAGCAGTTCACCTTTTCTGTTAAATAGATAAAGATTATTCATATCAATATCACACAGAACAATGTAGTCATCATTTACGAAAGCACTAAAAGAATAGGTATCCAATAATTTCTTTTTCTTGTTGGAGCGAACATCATAGTAAGAGACACCTTCCTTTTCTCCATTCCCCACTTCAATTAAAAACTGGCTATTTGCATAATAAACGCTTTTCTCTTTCTGCCAGAGTTTCATACTATAATCTGTAAGTGATCCTTTTAATATGGCATTTTTTATAACTTCTTTTTTATCCTTATAAATTTCTGTAGCTATATATACATTGTCATCTTCGAAAAACATATTTACTATCTTTGTATCAGGTTCTAATTCAAAGCATATTTCATCTTTATTATCAGACAGGTCATAACCGTGTACCTTGTTTTTATCTGCATAATATAAAACATTTTTATGTATTGTAAACGCAAAGGAAACATCCTCACCTTCATCACTTTTTGTGACAGAAAGAATTTTTTCTTCCTTCGTCCCATCAAAATTACTTCTTATTATAGTTTCTGTTAATTGATCTTTTTTATTAAAAGCTTCTACTACATAGTAAAGCTTATCACCATATGCAGTATAGTTTGAACGCATTTCGTTAGAAACGCTACTACAACTTTCTATATTATTAAAATCACATCCAGATTCAGGATTTGAATCCATTATATTTGTGTTTTTACCATCATAAAAAACTGTAAATTGATGTGTACCTTCAGAATTTTCAAAAACGGGAAACAATAATATCCCCCCCTTGATATCTGTTATGAAAGAGGATGATGCCATAGAATTTTTCAGAGTAGCATAATCAGCTTCGTAATGCAGAGTCTTATCATCAACTGTCTGTGTCTGCTTACTGCTGCAGCCGCCTAACAAAGAAACTATTATAAACAACGCAATTATTTTAGTTAAAATTTTTTTCATAAGAATTACCCCTTACAATAAACTTATCCAATTATTAGAATAATTCCTTCTGGGAAGCCAGGAGGAATATGCGTATGAAATAAGGCGAATCCAAAAGGAACAATGCTGCCAGCGTAAATTTCTTTCTTTTTACAAAAGCGCCTCACCTCCAAAATGTAAGCGCTTCTATTTGTATTTTCATAATAAACCATTAACTATATTTTGTCAATTCTTTATGATAAATTCGTTAGCTATCCAGAAAAAATAAAAATCTCCCTGCCAACTATACAGGAAGATTTCCATATTTAATACTTATATTATCTTCATCCAGCGCTCTTTTCCATCCTCATATACATTGGCACTCAACAGATACAGCGGTACCAGAAGATAGAACTGCACAACATAATACAGCAGATAAATGCCAACGATACTGACTAACGCCTGTGTATTTTGGAATGCGATGGTAAACACCTCCATCAGATTATTGCTGACACCGTTTCCAAGAAAGGACTGTACAACAAGCAGAATACCTACCTGAGCAATAACAAACCAGATCATGTACACAAGAGCGCCGCGCAGAATTACACGTAGCTGTTCCCATAACAGCTGAAAGCTTCCAGCAACCAGAGCTTTTATTTGCGTTACTCCATCATATACCCCATAGGCAATCAGGGCATTCCATAAAATGAAGAACACATTCAAAATACTCATTCCCACATAATACAACGGCGGTACCATGATCAGAAGGGTTGCGACCGTACTGACAAGCAGCTGCACAATGCTGACAAGCAGACCCGCTGCTATCAAATATAGAAAACGGGAGGCACCAAAACGGATATCCCTTAAATGGAAGGCTTCATTGCGCACTCCTTTAATAAATAAAAATAAAATCACATAATTTACCAGTGAGAAAAATAAAGATAAGCAGAAGCTTACAATAGAATAAAACAAGGATTTTGCATCCATAACAAAGATGAGGGAATCCTTACACAGAGAAATCAGCAGGCTGGAAAAGAACAGAATTGCAAACAGACGGAGATGGTGGCCCTTCAACTGCTCACTCAGCTGTACCTTATATTCTTGATATGTTTTCATAAAATTCTCCTTTAACCATTCCTGAGTATTATACGGGAAAGCAAAAAGAAAAGCAACCGCTCACAGAGCATGCTGCTTGGTGATTTCAGATTCCCTCAAGGTAGTGGCGAACTGCAGAAAGTATTTTTCAACCTTCTTGCGCGATACGCATTTCAGAGAAATACACTGCTGATTCTTCAATTCGATATTCAATACATCGAGGTCATTGCGGCTGGAGGTAATCGACCATTTCGCAACATCCTGCCAAAACAGAAGGAAGCATTCCTCTTTGCCGTTATTGAGATAGAATACCGCATAATTTTCAAAAAACTCAATCAGCACGACATCCTTCACAAACAGCAGGCAATACAGAAACAGAAAGGTAATTACGATTCCTATCGAATAGACACGGGTAAACAGCAACGCAATCCCGATGAAAAGGAATACGGCAATAATCAGATACGGCTTCGCATTGATCTGATCGATTTTCCTGCCGTCTGTGGGCAAATTTCTGATTTTTAGCACCTTACTTTTTACGTTCACGTTCGACACCTTCTTATCTAGAAATTATTATATATGAAATAATTATTATATCAATATAATCACACAATTCCACTTATTTCTTATATATATTTCGCATATTTCCATGTATAATATTCCTGTATCATCACACAGAAAGGACGTGTTGTCATGCTGGACATCCTGAACGATATCAATCAATGGGGATACGGTACCCTGTTTAAATTCGGTTTTCTGGGAAGCCTTATTTTTATGCTGATTTACCTGCTTTGTGCTTATCTATGCAAACGGGCAATCAACCGCTGGATTCGCAAAAAGGAAATCGTCAATGCCAAGTTTATTATGCGCATCGTCAAAATCACCTTATACACGATAGCTGTTTACGGCTGCTTATCGCTGCTGACCCCCTTTGAAAGCGTCCTTGGCAAGATATGGGGCAGTGCTGGTATCATCGCAGTTGTACTAGGCCTTGCCGCACAGGAATCGATGGGAAATTTTGTGAACGGGCTGTTGATCACTACCTTCAAGCCGTTTAAAATCGGTGATCTGGTAAAGGTTAACAATGGTGAGTATGAAGGATATGTTGTCGATATCTCTTTGCGTGATACAGTGATACGCACCTATGAAAACACAAAGGTTATCATCCCGAACAGTACCATGAATAAGGCGGTACTGGAAAATGTCAGTCTGACGAATCATACAAAAGGAAATTTTCTAACACTGGATATCGCGTATGAAAGTGATTTAGATAAGGCAATGAGCATTATGAAAGAGGAAATCATTCGGCATCCTGCCTATGTAGATCCCCGCAGTGAAGACGATTTACGTAATCATGTAGAGCCGGTCATCATCCGTTTGACCTCCTTCAACGATTCTTCCCTGACGCTGCGTGCAACCGTGTATTCACGCGATAACTCCGAGGGCTTTGCGATGCTGTCCGATCTGCGAATCGCTATAAAAAAACGATTTGACAAAGAGGGCATAGAATTTCCATATCCTCACCGTACCATTACGTATAAGACTGCAGCGGATGAAGTGTCCAATGAAAGTAAGCAGCCGGAATTGTAATGATGAGTCACCTGCCCTGAAACACCTCATTTGAATCACTGGAAAAAGAAGTTCACTGCACATTACTATTACGCAAAAACAGCATCCCTCCTCCTGTCAGGATTTGGAATGCTGTTTTCTTTATCTTTTTTAGCTGTTATTTATCTTTTCTGCTTTTTCTTACGCTCTTATCGTGACTGCCGGAGGTGCGCTTCCCGCCACGGCGCTGTGAAGATGAATTGTTATCATAGCTTCTGCCGCGTCCGCCTTTATTATAGCCGCCCTTTGAACCGAAATTTCTTCCATTTCCGGAACGGTTATTATTTTTACGCTTCGGAGCACTGTCAATTTCCACCATGACCTCCACACCGCGGATATGGCTGCGCTGCATATTGTTTAATACAGCATCAACCTTGCTGGCTTCCACATCAACCAGTGTGAAATCCTTGCGTACATCAATACGTCCGATTGCTTTTCCATTCAGACCGGTCTCTTCAATGATTGCAGCGACAATATTGCCAGGCTGTACACCATGGTTTCTACCGACATTGAATTTCAAGCTGATTGCATCGAATGCGGATGCATAACGCTTTGCATCTTCCTCAGCTTCAATATCGATAATTTCATTTTTATAGGTCATGGAAATCAATGCAGAAATGATATTTTCCAAAGCGATACCCTCTGCTATCAGCTCATTTGCAATTTCCATGCTTTCTTCCGTAATTCCCTCATCACAGGCTTCCTTAACCTTAGCTACGAACGCATTGCGGTTCGCCTCCATCATCTGTGCACTGGTAGGCAGCGCATGACGAATGATGTTCGTTTTTGTATAACGGATGATATCCCGGATTCCGGCACGCTGCTTTCCTCCGCTTACAAGAGTAATGGCAAGCCCCTTTTTACCGGCTCTACCCGTACGTCCCACACGGTGAATATAGTATTCATTATCCTGTGGAATGTCGAAATTCACAACCAGATCAATATCATCCACATCAATTCCGCGTGCCGCGACATCGGTTGCAATCAGAATCGGATAATTACCGGAACGGAACTGCTCCATAACACGGGAACGGAATTCCTGCTTCATATCCCCATGTAAAGAAATTGCTTTGATATCATGCTTATTTAATTCATCGCACAATTCATCCACCATTTTCTTTGTGTTACAGAATATCATACACAGATCCGGATCATAGTGGGAAAGCAATACACGCAGTGCATTTGCTTTTTTCCCGCGTGGAGCTTCATAGTAAATCTGCTCTACTGTATCGATGGTACGCTGTGATGATTTGATTTCCACACGAACAGGGTCATTTTGGAATTGCTTTGTAATACGCAGGATTTCAGCAGGCCAGGTTGCAGAGAATAACACTGTCTGATGCTCATTGCCTTCCGGCATCATGGACAGGATTTCCTCGATATCTTCCTTGAATCCCATATTCAGCATTTCATCCGCCTCATCCAGGATAACCATATTCGTATCGTCCAGCTTTAATGTGCGGCGGTTCAGATGATCCATGATACGGCCAGGTGTACCGACTACGATGCCACAGCCTCTTTTCAGAAGCTGAATCTGACGATCGATCGGCTGACCTCCGTAAATTGGAACAATCTTAACGCCTTCCTTGTATTTTGAAAATTTTCTAAGCTCCGTAGCCACCTGTGTGACCAGCTCTCTTGTTGGACAGATAATCAGTGCGTTCGGATTTCTTGTTCCCTGACATACCTTCTCAATTGCCGGGATACCGAATGCAGCAGTTTTACCTGTTCCTGTATTTGAACGACCAAGCACGTCCTTGCCTTCCATAATAAGCGGAATGGACTGCGCCTGAATATCGGTTGCATTTTCATATCCCATTTCTTCAACAGCCTTCATTACCTCGCTGCTGATCTGTAATTCATTAAATGTTGTCATTGTTACCTTCTTTCTATCATTGCAGGTTAAAAACTCGTAATAACTTACTAAGTTTACCATATGATGCTACATACGTCAATTTATTATTTTTCATTCAACAGCCTTCCCATATAAAATCATGACATTCAGAAAAAGAAAAAAACAGTGCAGATATTCACCGTTTTCTATATTCTATACCATGCTGCGATACCGGTTTTCAAGCCGCTCAACCAGATTATCCATAGAAAGATCAAGTACAAAGGACAGCTCTTCACAAAGCACGCCTTCAATACGATTCAGACATTCCTGATACCGGATACCTTTTTTTCCTTCCACATACTTCCAGTAGAGCAAACCGATGAGAAGCTGTACCTGCTGCTCCATCTTATAGTCTACAATACTCTGCTGTATCTGCATAAGCGTCAGACTCGCTGGCAGAGAGGAAGCATGCTGAGGTTCAAATAATTCCTGCAAAATCAGATCAGCCTCTTTGCTTTCCATCAGATTTCTCACACCTACCAGGGGCAGGCTTTTGAATGGTATGGAACAGGTACTTCCATCTGCTGCCGTAATAACCATACGTTTTTCCTTCTTGTCGATGCCTGTAACATCACAGATGCCCAGGTTTGGATGAAATACCTTTTCTTCGTAGTTTACCATTTTTACTTACCTCAATATCTTCAGTCTATGCCTTTTCTATGAAAAAGTCAAACGAATTTCAAGAGGAACACAGGCGAAATATAGGCAATAGAGCACTTTTTGATCAACTAAAAGCTATCGTTATTGCCCTGCAATTCCTTACTATATGGATAAGTGAAACCCTTTTGATCCTTTTCAGAAATCGGATGAACAAATATCATATACATAAAATCTTTTTTTTGAAAAGCAGATGATTAACAAATACAGTATTCATTTAACACTTGCCGTATAAGTACGCTTCCATATTAGTATATACAGAAATTCCCTATATATACAAAACGCCATAGATTATCAACGCTTCATACTGCTTTCATTTATGAATTGTTCTATCTCTGATTAGAAATCTACGTATGCGGTGAACATCACCAAAAATTTCCAGAAC comes from the Erysipelotrichaceae bacterium 66202529 genome and includes:
- a CDS encoding mechanosensitive ion channel; its protein translation is MLDILNDINQWGYGTLFKFGFLGSLIFMLIYLLCAYLCKRAINRWIRKKEIVNAKFIMRIVKITLYTIAVYGCLSLLTPFESVLGKIWGSAGIIAVVLGLAAQESMGNFVNGLLITTFKPFKIGDLVKVNNGEYEGYVVDISLRDTVIRTYENTKVIIPNSTMNKAVLENVSLTNHTKGNFLTLDIAYESDLDKAMSIMKEEIIRHPAYVDPRSEDDLRNHVEPVIIRLTSFNDSSLTLRATVYSRDNSEGFAMLSDLRIAIKKRFDKEGIEFPYPHRTITYKTAADEVSNESKQPEL
- a CDS encoding ATP-binding cassette domain-containing protein, which gives rise to MVSLNVQKVTKKYGKTVAVRDVSFVLHPGVYGIIGPNGAGKSTLLQMITTNLTQYEGMISYCGDEIKKMGSAYRNILGYMPQITTGYGDFTAKQFLYYMAALKGIKKEEAKEKINELSSILSLDTYLNRKIKAYSGGMKQRLFFLQALLNDPKVLVLDEPTAGLDPLERIRLRNYISAIAKDKIVLIATHVMQDIETIAREILFIKEGNLLFEGSITELIERLKGRVQEKWIAEDIWEDFQKTHKITRSMRLDTIFHVRYIVDEVSETAVLPSLEDAYLYYMG
- a CDS encoding DEAD/DEAH box helicase — translated: MTTFNELQISSEVMKAVEEMGYENATDIQAQSIPLIMEGKDVLGRSNTGTGKTAAFGIPAIEKVCQGTRNPNALIICPTRELVTQVATELRKFSKYKEGVKIVPIYGGQPIDRQIQLLKRGCGIVVGTPGRIMDHLNRRTLKLDDTNMVILDEADEMLNMGFKEDIEEILSMMPEGNEHQTVLFSATWPAEILRITKQFQNDPVRVEIKSSQRTIDTVEQIYYEAPRGKKANALRVLLSHYDPDLCMIFCNTKKMVDELCDELNKHDIKAISLHGDMKQEFRSRVMEQFRSGNYPILIATDVAARGIDVDDIDLVVNFDIPQDNEYYIHRVGRTGRAGKKGLAITLVSGGKQRAGIRDIIRYTKTNIIRHALPTSAQMMEANRNAFVAKVKEACDEGITEESMEIANELIAEGIALENIISALISMTYKNEIIDIEAEEDAKRYASAFDAISLKFNVGRNHGVQPGNIVAAIIEETGLNGKAIGRIDVRKDFTLVDVEASKVDAVLNNMQRSHIRGVEVMVEIDSAPKRKNNNRSGNGRNFGSKGGYNKGGRGRSYDNNSSSQRRGGKRTSGSHDKSVRKSRKDK